In Mytilus edulis chromosome 13, xbMytEdul2.2, whole genome shotgun sequence, a single window of DNA contains:
- the LOC139500566 gene encoding uncharacterized protein produces MTKKKAIRVGHRGAAWRLISKIEEELEKETTQRDEIESLCETLKKKRDILSELDNEILEEIAEENMEAEIEDSDRYVLDIERTMTKVRNSSNSKQKNKSNETSSNQNLNPNAAEFVFINSTSTCTTPHPMQNNDMQYRSSMNATNSSIYHKLPKLNLPYFNGNLLNWQPFLDAYQSAIHDNQTLTDVQKFTYLQNQIQGIAAQCIAGLPLISANYYQAVSILRERFGQNHKITNAYIQNLIDLPAPRSNADSLRNFSDRIECSIRGLESLGTNESTFGAILTPIIYNKLPSDVRKNTTRDRGNDDWNIESLRTAIKREVCVQVAVQSTGQSNEDL; encoded by the coding sequence ATGACGAAAAAGAAAGCCATTAGAGTGGGCCATCGAGGAGCCGCATGGAGattaatttcaaagattgaaGAGGAATTAGAGAAAGAAACAACACAACGCGACGAAATAGAAAGCCTATGTGAAACCTTGAAGAAAAAGAGGGATATTCTTTCGGAACTTGATAATGAAATATTAGAGGAGATTGCAGAGGAAAACATGGAAGCAGAGATAGAAGACTCAGATCGGTATGTTTTAGATATAGAACGAACTATGACAAAAGTACGCAATTCatcaaattcaaaacagaaaaacaaatcaaatgaaactagCTCTAATCAGAACTTAAATCCAAATGCAGCAGAGTTTGTGTTTATCAACTCCACATCTACATGTACTACTCCACATCCCATGCAGAATAATGATATGCAATACAGATCGTCAATGAACGCAACAAATTCAAGCATCTACCACAAGCTACCAAAATTGAATCTTCCATATTTTAATGGCAATTTGTTAAACTGGCAACCTTTCTTGGATGCGTATCAATCAGCAATACACGATAACCAAACATTAACAGACGTGCAGAAATTTACGTATTTGCAAAATCAAATTCAGGGAATAGCCGCGCAATGTATCGCCGGTTTACCACTCATAAGTGCAAATTACTATCAAGCCGTATCAATACTGAGAGAGAGGTTTGGTCAGAACCACAAAATCACGAACGCATATATTCAGAATTTAATTGATTTACCCGCACCGAGGTCAAACGCAGACAGTTTGAGAAACTTTTCCGACAGAATTGAGTGTAGCATACGCGGATTAGAATCGCTAGGAACAAACGAGAGTACATTTGGAGCCATTCTTACGCCTATTATATACAATAAATTGCCGTCCGACGTACGAAAAAACACAACCCGAGATCGCGGAAACGACGACTGGAACATCGAATCATTGCGAACAGCAATTAAAAGGGAAGTATGCGTACAGGTCGCAGTACAATCTACAGGTCAAAGTAATGAAGATTTATAA
- the LOC139500564 gene encoding uncharacterized protein, with translation MQRGSYGLAILQTHPRITYRFKSVLFGATCSPFILSATLLKHFKENPGKLSDTLENGLYVDNILTSFDNENDVIDYYRRSRELLTKGGLNLRSWNSNSPKLQENASKEKTLDKDELTKILGMQWNAKSDKLFYQSNTFEMDKKGKLTKRYISRLSSKIFDPLGLLSPVTVKAKIFMQSLWKLNLEWDEILPEDIQSKWILISRDLATSLETEIHRSTQTQNENNRNLPTLHVFTDASTHAYGACAYIMYDRKPTIVMAKNRVAPIKTITLPKLELMGAVIGARLADHICKNFPETFSEIQFWSDSQVVLSWLTSLKPQRQFIRNRIEEIKSVCGDNVWRYCPTKDNAADLLTRGITSEELQQNEMWFSGPKWLNSKEDWSTWNGDNVTSSVVYVGER, from the coding sequence ATGCAACGAGGTTCTTATGGCTTAGCGATCCTACAAACACACCCGCGAATAACATATCGCTTCAAGTCCGTACTCTTCGGAGCTACATGTTCGCCATTCATTTTGAGCGCCACACTTCTCAAGCATTTTAAGGAAAATCCGGGGAAACTTTCAGATACACTTGAAAATGGGTTATATGTGGACAACATTTTAACTAGCTTTGATAACGAAAATGACGTAATAGATTATTACAGGAGATCGAGAGAATTACTTACGAAAGGCGGATTAAACCTACGCTCATGGAATTCAAACAGTCCAAAATTACAAGAAAACGCTAGCAAAGAAAAAACCTTAGACAAAGATGAGCTTACTAAAATTCTTGGTATGCAATGGAACGCTAAATCGGACAAGTTGTTTTATCAAAGTAACACGTTCGAGATGGACAAAAAAGGAAAACTGACTAAAAGATATATTTCACGGCTATCATCCAAGATTTTCGATCCGTTAGGACTATTAAGCCCAGTTACTGTAAAAGCGAAAATCTTTATGCAATCACTTTGGAAACTAAACTTGGAGTGGGACGAAATATTACCGGAAGATATCCAATCAAAATGGATATTAATTTCACGAGATCTAGCAACGAGCTTAGAAACAGAGATTCATCGAAGTACTCAAACACAAAACGAGAATAACAGAAATTTACCAACTCTTCATGTATTTACCGATGCTTCAACTCATGCGTATGGTGCATGCGCGTACATCATGTATGACAGAAAACCAACAATAGTAATGGCAAAGAATCGAGTTGCGCCTATCAAGACTATAACTTTACCAAAACTAGAGCTCATGGGGGCTGTAATTGGAGCGAGGCTTGCTGATCATATCTGCAAAAACTTTCCAGAAACTTTCAGTGAAATACAATTTTGGAGTGATAGTCAAGTCGTACTAAGTTGGCTTACATCCTTAAAACCACAGAGACAATTTATCAGAAATAGAAttgaagaaattaaaagtgtgtgTGGAGATAATGTATGGAGATACTGCCCTACAAAAGACAACGCCGCAGATCTGCTTACACGTGGTATAACATCTGAAGAACTGCAACAGAATGAAATGTGGTTTAGTGGACCTAAATGGTTAAACAGCAAAGAAGATTGGTCGACATGGAACGGAGACAACGTAACGTCTAGTGTAGTCTATGTCGGAGAACGATGA
- the LOC139500565 gene encoding uncharacterized protein, translating into MTNILLDEGAQNSFITEDLARKLGIESTEKIALEISGFGGNEGQVRHLDKANIAIETVDNQRIEIEVIIVLKIAAPIQTKSQKEIKALPYLRGLRLAHPIWAEDKFNISLLIGADYYWSIVEDEIIRGNGPTAVKSKIGYLLSGPVLTKNGSSSKQSAMLNILTDHRAVVCDLEKFWNLEALGVSGSDTIKSQSEVVREYGEKSIILEDGKYTAKLPWKPDFLPLPHNMELVKQRTSSVIRRLANKPDLLKMYGDIIREQERRHFIEKVEETKLPTDRPVHYIPHHPVAKESSTTPIRIVYDCSCKDGRDNSSLNEC; encoded by the coding sequence ATGACAAATATTCTACTTGACGAGGGAGCACAAAACTCATTCATAACTGAAGATTTAGCTAGAAAACTAGGAATTGAATCCACCGAAAAGATTGCACTGGAAATATCGGGATTTGGAGGAAACGAAGGACAAGTTCGTCATCTTGATAAAGCAAACATAGCTATTGAAACAGTTGATAATCAAAGAATAGAAATAGAAGTAATAATAGTACTGAAAATTGCCGCTCCTATTCAGACAAAATCACAAAAGGAAATCAAAGCACTGCCATACTTACGTGGTTTACGACTCGCACATCCGATATGGGCAGAAGACAAGTTTAACATATCTTTATTGATTGGTGCAGACTATTACTGGTCAATAGTTGAAGACGAAATAATAAGAGGAAATGGACCGACCGCAGTAAAGTCGAAAATAGGTTATCTCTTGTCGGGACCCGTACTAACTAAAAACGGAAGTAGTTCAAAACAATCAGCAATGTTGAATATTTTGACTGATCACAGAGCCGTTGTTTGCGACTTGGAAAAGTTTTGGAACTTAGAAGCGTTGGGGGTTTCAGGAAGCGATACCATTAAAAGTCAGTCGGAAGTTGTACGAGAATACGGAGAAAAGTCTATAATACTAGAAGATGGAAAGTACACAGCTAAGTTACCATGGAAACCAGATTTCCTTCCGCTACCACATAACATGGAATTGGTTAAACAGAGGACAAGTAGCGTTATTAGGCGTTTAGCAAACAAACCCGATTTATTAAAAATGTATGGAGATATCATAAGGGAGCAGGAGAgaagacattttattgaaaaggTTGAGGAAACAAAACTTCCTACCGATCGACCAGTGCACTATATCCCGCATCATCCTGTTGCCAAGGAATCATCTACTACGCCAATACGCATTGTTTATGATTGTAGCTGCAAAGATGGAAGAGATAATTCAAGTCTAAATGAATGCTAA